DNA from Desulfobacterales bacterium:
AGCAGCGTTATTGGCCTGTATTATTGTTTTTACGGGTTGTGTCGCGCTGGTCGCCGGTACGGCCGCCGGTGTCAGTGTATATACCTATATAAATGGCGAATTGAAACGTTCCTATCCGGAATCGTTTGATAAAATTTACGCCATATGCATCGACACCCTCGAAGGTCTTAAGATCAATATCGAGGAAAAAGAATCGGACGGGATTGGCGCCACCATCAATGCCAAGCGGGTCGACGGGACACCTGTCTGGGTAAAGGTCTTTATGATTACCC
Protein-coding regions in this window:
- a CDS encoding DUF3568 family protein — protein: MKTISMIAALLACIIVFTGCVALVAGTAAGVSVYTYINGELKRSYPESFDKIYAICIDTLEGLKINIEEKESDGIGATINAKRVDGTPVWVKVFMITPKITEVSVRSGVVGVWDKKVSELIHASIAQRLP